The Thermodesulfobacterium sp. TA1 sequence AGGGGTTTTAATCCCAAGACAAGACACTGAGATTTTGATCGAGGCTTTTCTTGATTTAGGCATAGAAAAAGGTAAGGTTTTAGAAGTGGGGGTAGGTTCAGGGATTAACCTTATTACCCTTCTTTTAGAAAAGTCTGGCTTAGAAGGATTTGGTGTTGATATAAATCCAAAAACCCTTAGGCTAACTTTTAAAAATGCTCGATTACATCAGGTTGAAAAAAGGATTTTTTTGTTCAAAGGAGACGGATTAACTCTATTTAAAAATAGACCCATTTTTGAGGTTATTCTTTCTAATCCCCCTTATCTTAGTTTAAAAGAATGGGAGGACCTTGAAGAGGAAGTCCGGATTTTTGAGCCTAAGGAGGCTTTGGTAGCGGGTACTGTTGGCACAGAGTTTCATGAGAGACTGATGAAAGAAGCCCCTTTCTACTTAAAAAAAGGAGGTTTTTTAATTTTAGAAATGGGATATAATCAAGGAAAAAAAATAAGAGAACTTGCGAGAAGATATGAATGGAAAAGTAGGTTTTATCAAGATCTTAGAGGATACGAAAGGGTAGTGGTGTTATGGAAAGATTAAGTGAAAGAAGATATGTTATTAAGGGAGGATACCCTTTAAAAGGGGTGGTAGAAGTTAGTGGGGCTAAAAACGCAGCCTTGCCTGCGATTGCCGCTACTTTACTTGCCCCTGGGGAATATCGTTTAAAAAGGGTTCCTAAGGTAAGAGATGTTTTTTGTATGTTAAAAATTTTAGAGTTTTTAGGGGCACGTTATTCTTTTGAAAAAGATTACCTTAAAGTGGATACTTCAGGAATAAACAAAGTTTCTGTGCCTTATGAGTTGGCTACTCAAATAAGGGCTTCCATTTTATTTTTAGGGGCTCTTTTAGGAGCCAAAGGAGAGGCTGAAGTGCCTCTTCCAGGAGGTTGTGCTATAGGGAAAAGACCGGTAGACCTACATCTTAAAGGTATGGAAAGACTGGGAGCAGAAATATCTTTAAACCACGGCAATTTAAAGGTAAAGGCCTCAAACTTAAGAGGCAGTGAAATAGTACTTGATTTTCCTTCAGTAACAGCTACAGAAAACTTACTTATGGCAGCGGCTTTAGCAGAAGGTGAGACGGTGATAAAAAATGCAGCCAAAGAGCCAGAGGTGGTGTTTTTAGCCGAGGTTTTAAAAGATATGGGAGCTCAAATAAAGGGAGAAGGAGAAGACACCCTTTATATAAAGGGTAAAAAGAAGTTGAAGCCTACAGACATAGAAATCATACCTGATCGTATTGAGGCCGGGACTTTCTTAGTCTTAGGTGGACTTTTAGAAGAAAACGAAATAGAGATTAAAAACTTAAATCTTTCTTATTTAGAAGTACCTATTTCTAAACTTAAGGAAATAGGTGTTTATGTAGAAAAGGTTGGGAAAAAATCTTATTCGGTTAAAAGGGAAAAGGTTTTGCGTGCCACCAAAATGGTTACCGCCCCTTATCCTGGTTTCCCTACAGATTTGCAACCTATTTTTACGGTTTTGTTAACCCAGGCTCAAGGGATGTCTTTAGTAGTAGAGAACCTTTTTGAAAACCGTTTTTTGTATGTTTTTGAGTTAAACAGGATGGGAGCCAACATCAAATTAGAAGACCGGACAGCAATAATTAACGGAGCTACCCCTCTTTTTGGTTCTCCGGTGAAGGCTACAGACCTTAGGGCAGGAGCAGCTTTGGTTTTAGCAGGCCTTTGTGCTGAAAATACCACTACCGTATATAACGTAGAGTTAATAGAAAGAGGTTATGAAAATTTTGTAGAAAAACTGCAAGGTTTAGGTGCAAAGATAGAAGTTGAAACCGTATGAAGGTAAAAAAACTTGAACAAGTTTTAAACCAAGCACCTGCAGTTAATCTGTTAAAAAAATCTTTAGCTACAGATAGGTTATCTCACGCTTATCTTTTCACCGGACCTAAAGGGGTAGGTAAAGAAACTACAGCTTATGCTTTTATCTTTCATCTTTTTTGCCAAAAAAACCCTCTATCTCCTTGTGAAGTCTGTTTAGCCTGTAAAAAAATAGCTAAAGGCGTCCATCCTGATGTTTTAACGGTTAGCCCTGAAAAAAAAGAAATCAAAATAGATCAAATAAGAGAAGTAATCCATTTTCTAAAATATCCTCCTTTAGAAGCAAGATATAAAGTAGTTCTTATTAAAGATACAGAAAGAATGAACCAAGAATCAGCTAACGCCCTTTTAAAGTCTTTAGAAGAACCACCATCTTATGGGATTTTTATCCTTCTTACCGAAAACTTTACCCAGCTTTTGCCCACAGTAGTTTCTAGGTCCCAGGTGGTTAGGTTCCATTCCCTTCCTAAAAGCACGGTTTATAAGGTTTTAAGAGAATGGTATGGATTGGAAAAAGAGGTTTCTCAAACCTTAGCCGAAATTTCTCAAGGAAGTTTAGGCAGGGCCTTAAATATAGCGGAAAAGGGATTCTTAGAAGAGCTAAACAGCTTTGTAAAAGCAGGTTCTTCTCGAAGTCCTTACTTAAGGTTTAGGGTAGCAGAAAGATTTGCAGGGTATAATTACCAAGATTTAGAGGAGATTTTTTATTTAATTTTAGTTTGGGTTTGGAGGTCCTATTTAAAAAGATTGATAGACTATCCTTATCCTGAGGCTTTTCCAGAAGAAATCTATCCTAAAGATCCTTTCCAAGCCTTTACCTTAATTCAAGAAAGCCACCAAGCCCTGGATAGATATCTCAATCCAGAGCTGGTGTTTTATAGATTATTTTTAAAAATTTTTGATTAAAGTTTAGTCTCCAAAAATGCTAAGTGGTGCATAGGGATGGGTCCCTTCGATAACCTCTACCCCTGCCTTTTCTTTTATAGCTGATATAAGGTCGTCTTTTCTTTTGCAGAATTTCATGATGCAAGTTCCCACATGTACCGAATCTACTTTTTCTTTTAAAGCGTTTAACTGAATCTTTAGCAGCATTAAACTACAGATTACCCTATTTTTGTTACCTTCACAACCTCCACAATCTACAATACCTACAATTTGGGCTTCTTCATCTTTATATCTTGCAAATTCTCCTTCTTTTCTTCCTAAGGCTACAAAACATTTAGCATCTCCTGGACAAAGGTTTTGGTCTGCAATCATTTTACACTTTACCAACACTATCTTTTTCATCTGCCCCCCTCCTATTTAAAAAGATTATAATTATCATAAATAATAATAAAATAAAAAATTTTTAAGTCAACCGATATAATTAGGCAAGCTTATCTTTAAAATAGTCTGTCTGTTTACTGGGTAATGTTAATTCTTGGGTTTTTAAAAGAAACATAAAGATAACATCTGGGATATAGCCTTGGTGTAACAATTTCTTTAACTTTACAAAAATGAAAAATGTGTTATATTTATAATTTGCAGTGTAGGATAATTCCGGGGTCGTCTAACTGGCAGGACATGGGATTTTGGCTCCCAGAATCGTGGTTCGAATCCACGCCCCGGAACTTTTAAATTTTTTTGGAGGAGTGGCCGAGAGGTCGAAGGCGCTCGCCTGCTAAGCGAGTGTACGGGCTAAAACCCGTACCGCGGGTTCGAATCCCGCCTCCTCCGTTTTACGGAGGAAATCATATTAAATAAACCCCTGCCGGCGTAGCTCAATCGGCAGAGCATGGGATTTGTAATCCCAGGGTTGAGGGTTCAAGTCCCTCCGCCGGCTTATAAAAGTTTCTAATTTTTAAGTTTTTTATAATAATCTTTTATTTCTTGAAACTTTTCCCAAACCTGTCCTGAGTTTAAAAGCTCTTTAGCTTTTTCTATTCCCCCTTTTATGTCAATAGCTTTTTCGCAAAGATAAATAGCTGCACCTAAATTCATCAAAAACATATCCTTTATCGGACCTTCCAGTTTATTTTTGAAAAGTTTTTCTAAGATTTCAAGGCTATGTTTAGGTCCTTTAACCTGCAGTTCTTCTAAGTTTTCACATCTTTCAAAACCAAAATCTTCAGGGTCTAAAAAATAGGTGGTAATCCTTTCGTCTCTCAGTTCTGAAACCTTGGTTGAACCAGTAATCGTGATTTCATCAAAACCTTCTTCTCCAAAAACTATTAACGCCCGTTTAACCCCTATAGCATCAAGCACATAACCTATTTTTTCAGTCATCACATAACTATAAACCCCCATCAACTGATGGGTAGGGGAAGCAGGGTTTAATAAAGGACCTAAAAGGTTGAAAATAGTCCTACCTAATTTCTGGCGTATAGGAATAACTTTTTTAAACGCCGGATGATAGAGTGGAGCAAACAGAAAGGTAAACTTGAGGTCTTTTAAGGCTTGGGCTGAAACTTCAGGAGGAAGGTCAAGGGGGATACCTGAGGCCTCGATCAGGTCAGCACTCCCTGATTGACTTGACACTGAACGGTTTCCATGTTTAGCCACATAAATTCCATCTATAGCTGAAAGAGCTATGGCTACAGCTGTAGAAAAGTTAAAGCTGTTTTTAGCGTCTCCTCCTGTTCCACAAGTATCTACTAAAACCGCTCCTTCTGGAAGGCTAAAAGGAAGTTTAGTCATAACCTCTCTATAGGCTAAGATAGCCCCAGCGATTTCCTGCCAGGTTTCTCCTTTTTTTTTTAAAAGGTCTAAAAATACCTCAGCGTCTTCATGAGAAAAATCTTCAGTAGCTAAAGACTTAAAGATTTGATAGGATTCTTCTTGAGTAAGATTTTTTCCTTCCTTAAGTCTCACAATCCCTTCCTTAAGGGTCATTTTATCCTCCTAAATCTATATTCTCTATCAGAAGAGTAGGGCTTCCTAAACTTCCGTAAAACCGAAGGTCTTTCCCTACGGCCACCACCTGTTTTAACATCTCAAAAATATTTCCTGAAAGGGCCATCTCGCTTAAAACCTTTACCGGTTCTCCGTTTTTATAATAAACCCCAGAAACCCCTACTGAAAACTCTCCTGAAATTGGGTCTGCAGTATGGGCGCCTAAAAGTTCTAACACCTCAAAAACCTGCGGATAAAAACTAAGCAACTCTTCTTTAGTATAAGACCCTTCTTTAAAATAAAGGTTGGTAGCACTTACTTTAGGACTATTTTTAAAATCAGGCCTTCTTGCATTTCCTGCTGAGAAAACTCCTAACCCCATGGCCTCAGCCTGTTTTTTCCAATAACTATCAAATAAATACCCATTTACTACCCCTCGATCTATAAGTACTTTGATGTTTTGTGGAGCACCTTCATCATCAAAAGGTCTGGTTTCTACCAGGCCTTCGGTTAATCCATCATCAACCAGGGTAAGGTTTTCAGAAAAAAGTGGTTTTCCCAGCTTATCTTTTAAAAAAGACCTACCTTTTATTACCTCATCACCTAAAAAGGAA is a genomic window containing:
- the trpD gene encoding anthranilate phosphoribosyltransferase — protein: MTLKEGIVRLKEGKNLTQEESYQIFKSLATEDFSHEDAEVFLDLLKKKGETWQEIAGAILAYREVMTKLPFSLPEGAVLVDTCGTGGDAKNSFNFSTAVAIALSAIDGIYVAKHGNRSVSSQSGSADLIEASGIPLDLPPEVSAQALKDLKFTFLFAPLYHPAFKKVIPIRQKLGRTIFNLLGPLLNPASPTHQLMGVYSYVMTEKIGYVLDAIGVKRALIVFGEEGFDEITITGSTKVSELRDERITTYFLDPEDFGFERCENLEELQVKGPKHSLEILEKLFKNKLEGPIKDMFLMNLGAAIYLCEKAIDIKGGIEKAKELLNSGQVWEKFQEIKDYYKKLKN
- a CDS encoding CGGC domain-containing protein; amino-acid sequence: MKKIVLVKCKMIADQNLCPGDAKCFVALGRKEGEFARYKDEEAQIVGIVDCGGCEGNKNRVICSLMLLKIQLNALKEKVDSVHVGTCIMKFCKRKDDLISAIKEKAGVEVIEGTHPYAPLSIFGD
- the murA gene encoding UDP-N-acetylglucosamine 1-carboxyvinyltransferase; its protein translation is MERLSERRYVIKGGYPLKGVVEVSGAKNAALPAIAATLLAPGEYRLKRVPKVRDVFCMLKILEFLGARYSFEKDYLKVDTSGINKVSVPYELATQIRASILFLGALLGAKGEAEVPLPGGCAIGKRPVDLHLKGMERLGAEISLNHGNLKVKASNLRGSEIVLDFPSVTATENLLMAAALAEGETVIKNAAKEPEVVFLAEVLKDMGAQIKGEGEDTLYIKGKKKLKPTDIEIIPDRIEAGTFLVLGGLLEENEIEIKNLNLSYLEVPISKLKEIGVYVEKVGKKSYSVKREKVLRATKMVTAPYPGFPTDLQPIFTVLLTQAQGMSLVVENLFENRFLYVFELNRMGANIKLEDRTAIINGATPLFGSPVKATDLRAGAALVLAGLCAENTTTVYNVELIERGYENFVEKLQGLGAKIEVETV
- the holB gene encoding DNA polymerase III subunit delta'; its protein translation is MKVKKLEQVLNQAPAVNLLKKSLATDRLSHAYLFTGPKGVGKETTAYAFIFHLFCQKNPLSPCEVCLACKKIAKGVHPDVLTVSPEKKEIKIDQIREVIHFLKYPPLEARYKVVLIKDTERMNQESANALLKSLEEPPSYGIFILLTENFTQLLPTVVSRSQVVRFHSLPKSTVYKVLREWYGLEKEVSQTLAEISQGSLGRALNIAEKGFLEELNSFVKAGSSRSPYLRFRVAERFAGYNYQDLEEIFYLILVWVWRSYLKRLIDYPYPEAFPEEIYPKDPFQAFTLIQESHQALDRYLNPELVFYRLFLKIFD
- the prmC gene encoding peptide chain release factor N(5)-glutamine methyltransferase, whose amino-acid sequence is MKVSQAFNQGKKLLSQIEDPEYANWEVLLILSYLLKVKPLEVYLFFDKDIPEEEFFKIIQARLTKKPLAYILKEAYFWGRKFEIEEGVLIPRQDTEILIEAFLDLGIEKGKVLEVGVGSGINLITLLLEKSGLEGFGVDINPKTLRLTFKNARLHQVEKRIFLFKGDGLTLFKNRPIFEVILSNPPYLSLKEWEDLEEEVRIFEPKEALVAGTVGTEFHERLMKEAPFYLKKGGFLILEMGYNQGKKIRELARRYEWKSRFYQDLRGYERVVVLWKD